A DNA window from Phoenix dactylifera cultivar Barhee BC4 chromosome 13, palm_55x_up_171113_PBpolish2nd_filt_p, whole genome shotgun sequence contains the following coding sequences:
- the LOC103707293 gene encoding nuclear transcription factor Y subunit B-1, translating to MADAMGSSADLEGRQNNCCTDQGGEEGGIKEQDRLLPIANVGRIMKQILPPNAKISKEAKETMQECVSEFISFVTGEASDKCHKEKRKTVNGDDICWALSTLGFDDYAEPMRRYLQKYREMEGDRAASGSHGSRANSLDSRDEARGEQQRDQSSGACQFMFNALERNDASTSRRF from the coding sequence ATGGCTGATGCCATGGGGAGCAGCGCAGACCTGGAAGGTCGTCAAAATAATTGCTGCACAGACCAGGGGGGCGAAGAAGGAGGCATCAAGGAGCAAGATCGGCTGCTGCCCATCGCCAACGTGGGGAGGATCATGAAGCAAATCCTTCCCCCCAACGCCAAGATCTCCAAGGAAGCCAAGGAGACGATGCAGGAGTGCGTGTCGGAGTTTATTAGCTTCGTCACGGGGGAGGCCTCGGATAAGTGCCACAAGGAGAAGCGCAAGACGGTGAACGGTGACGACATATGCTGGGCCCTCAGCACGCTGGGGTTCGACGACTACGCCGAGCCGATGAGGAGGTACTTGCAGAAGTATCGGGAGATGGAAGGGGATAGAGCAGCTTCAGGAAGTCATGGTAGTAGGGCGAACAGTTTGGATTCTAGAGACGAAGCAAGAGGTGAGCAGCAGAGAGATCAATCATCTGGAGCTTGCCAATTCATGTTTAATGCCTTGGAGAGGAACGATGCTTCGACATCAAGGCGATTTTAG